From Mauremys mutica isolate MM-2020 ecotype Southern chromosome 17, ASM2049712v1, whole genome shotgun sequence, one genomic window encodes:
- the LOC123351334 gene encoding interferon-inducible GTPase 5-like isoform X1 — protein MEMAATEEASRSLFQDLDVKLPGMSEKDVEELKAAIETGNLSEAAQKAQEALELSKNTKLNIAITGESGSGKSSFINAMLGLADDDEGAAEVGITETTTETIVYLHPTLPNVKMWDLPGIGTPSFRPDTYLQQVSFARYDFFIIVTSKRFRSCNADLAQEIQKMGKKFYFVRSKVDEDLRNESRKRNYDQETTLQTIRDDCVEKLRSEGVNSPQVFLISRWEFDQYDSPQLQETLANELDSHKRHIFLLALPNISRPILDKKKEALKNQVWKRALKSCAIAAVPIPHLSVSCDVDILVESMTEYCKVFGLDEESLVKLSIQVRKPVSQLKDVIKTPLAKEISREDALELLSKFSSCAMSSYLYEPFKLPKSTRFDWEQVDKKMGEIMINIKKYISLLPVCGTLLAAEISLLATFSALYAFLEGVAGDAHRVLTEALEVAEKKSV, from the exons AT ggagATGGCTGCTACAGAAGAGGCATCAAGGAGCCTATTTCAAGATCTGGATGTTAAACTCCCTGGTATGTCCGAGAAGGATGTTGAAGAGCTAAAGGCTGCCATTGAAACAGGGAACCTTTCGGAAGCAGCTCAAAAAGCACAGGAGGCCCTGGAGCTGTCAAAAAACACCAAGCTAAACATCGCAATCACGGGGGAGTCGGGATCTGGGAAATCGTCCTTCATCAACGCCATGCTGGGCTTAGCCGACGATGATGAAGGAGCGGCCGAGGTTGGCATCACAGAAACAACAACAGAGACAATCGTTTATCTGCATCCCACGCTCCCCAATGTGAAGATGTGGGACTTGCCTGGGATCGGGACTCCAAGTTTCCGGCCTGACACCTACCTTCAACAGGTCAGCTTTGCCCGCTATGACTTCTTCATCATTGTCACTTCGAAGCGCTTCAGATCCTGTAACGCAGACCTGGCCCAGGAGATCCAGAAGATGGGGAAGAAGTTCTACTTTGTGCGCTCCAAAGTGGACGAGGACTTGAGAAACGAAAGTAGAAAAAGAAACTACGACCAGGAGACCACCTTGCAGACAATCCGAGACGACTGTGTGGAGAAGCTGAGGAGTGAAGGGGTAAATTCCCCGCAGGTTTTCCTCATTTCCAGGTGGGAATTTGACCAATACGATTCTCCCCAACTGCAGGAAACTCTGGCCAACGAACTGGACTCTCACAAGAGACACATTTTCCTCTTGGCACTTCCCAACATCTCAAGGCCAATCCTGGATAAGAAAAAAGAAGCCCTGAAGAACCAGGTCTGGAAACGAGCCCTGAAGTCGTGCGCCATTGCCgctgttcccatcccccacctctcTGTCTCATGTGACGTTGACATCCTGGTGGAATCCATGACCGAGTACTGCAAAGTCTTCGGTTTGGATGAAGAATCCCTTGTTAAACTCTCCATACAGGTCAGGAAACCCGTGTCTCAGTTGAAGGATGTGATCAAGACGCCATTGGCCAAGGAAATATCAAGAGAAGATGCTTTGGAACTGCTGAGCAAGTTTTCAAGTTGTGCAATGAGCTCATATCTCTATGAGCCTTTTAAATTACCTAAGTCTACTCGTTTTGACTGGGAGCAAGTGGACAAGAAGATGGGTGAAATTATGATAAATATTAAAAAGTACATAAGCCTCCTACCAGTGTGTGGAACCCTCCTAGCTGCAGAGATCTCGTTGCTAGCCACATTCAGTGCCCTGTATGCCTTTCTGGAAGGTGTTGCTGGGGATGCTCACCGGGTGCTCACCGAGGCTCTGGAGGTGGCAGAGAAAAAGTCAGTTTAG
- the LOC123351334 gene encoding interferon-inducible GTPase 5-like isoform X2, with the protein MAATEEASRSLFQDLDVKLPGMSEKDVEELKAAIETGNLSEAAQKAQEALELSKNTKLNIAITGESGSGKSSFINAMLGLADDDEGAAEVGITETTTETIVYLHPTLPNVKMWDLPGIGTPSFRPDTYLQQVSFARYDFFIIVTSKRFRSCNADLAQEIQKMGKKFYFVRSKVDEDLRNESRKRNYDQETTLQTIRDDCVEKLRSEGVNSPQVFLISRWEFDQYDSPQLQETLANELDSHKRHIFLLALPNISRPILDKKKEALKNQVWKRALKSCAIAAVPIPHLSVSCDVDILVESMTEYCKVFGLDEESLVKLSIQVRKPVSQLKDVIKTPLAKEISREDALELLSKFSSCAMSSYLYEPFKLPKSTRFDWEQVDKKMGEIMINIKKYISLLPVCGTLLAAEISLLATFSALYAFLEGVAGDAHRVLTEALEVAEKKSV; encoded by the coding sequence ATGGCTGCTACAGAAGAGGCATCAAGGAGCCTATTTCAAGATCTGGATGTTAAACTCCCTGGTATGTCCGAGAAGGATGTTGAAGAGCTAAAGGCTGCCATTGAAACAGGGAACCTTTCGGAAGCAGCTCAAAAAGCACAGGAGGCCCTGGAGCTGTCAAAAAACACCAAGCTAAACATCGCAATCACGGGGGAGTCGGGATCTGGGAAATCGTCCTTCATCAACGCCATGCTGGGCTTAGCCGACGATGATGAAGGAGCGGCCGAGGTTGGCATCACAGAAACAACAACAGAGACAATCGTTTATCTGCATCCCACGCTCCCCAATGTGAAGATGTGGGACTTGCCTGGGATCGGGACTCCAAGTTTCCGGCCTGACACCTACCTTCAACAGGTCAGCTTTGCCCGCTATGACTTCTTCATCATTGTCACTTCGAAGCGCTTCAGATCCTGTAACGCAGACCTGGCCCAGGAGATCCAGAAGATGGGGAAGAAGTTCTACTTTGTGCGCTCCAAAGTGGACGAGGACTTGAGAAACGAAAGTAGAAAAAGAAACTACGACCAGGAGACCACCTTGCAGACAATCCGAGACGACTGTGTGGAGAAGCTGAGGAGTGAAGGGGTAAATTCCCCGCAGGTTTTCCTCATTTCCAGGTGGGAATTTGACCAATACGATTCTCCCCAACTGCAGGAAACTCTGGCCAACGAACTGGACTCTCACAAGAGACACATTTTCCTCTTGGCACTTCCCAACATCTCAAGGCCAATCCTGGATAAGAAAAAAGAAGCCCTGAAGAACCAGGTCTGGAAACGAGCCCTGAAGTCGTGCGCCATTGCCgctgttcccatcccccacctctcTGTCTCATGTGACGTTGACATCCTGGTGGAATCCATGACCGAGTACTGCAAAGTCTTCGGTTTGGATGAAGAATCCCTTGTTAAACTCTCCATACAGGTCAGGAAACCCGTGTCTCAGTTGAAGGATGTGATCAAGACGCCATTGGCCAAGGAAATATCAAGAGAAGATGCTTTGGAACTGCTGAGCAAGTTTTCAAGTTGTGCAATGAGCTCATATCTCTATGAGCCTTTTAAATTACCTAAGTCTACTCGTTTTGACTGGGAGCAAGTGGACAAGAAGATGGGTGAAATTATGATAAATATTAAAAAGTACATAAGCCTCCTACCAGTGTGTGGAACCCTCCTAGCTGCAGAGATCTCGTTGCTAGCCACATTCAGTGCCCTGTATGCCTTTCTGGAAGGTGTTGCTGGGGATGCTCACCGGGTGCTCACCGAGGCTCTGGAGGTGGCAGAGAAAAAGTCAGTTTAG